AAAGCATGTCTAATAAAAGGCACAGAAACAACTGCAGTGCCAGCAGATTGAATTCCCCTAGCAAGAGGCTGAGCAGAGGGCTAACAGTCCCAGAAAGGTCACTCAGTAAGAGATGAATTTCAAAGAAAGACGGACAAGGCAAGTCTGGGAAAAGCAGTTGGGAAGAGATGAATAAAACAACACAGCACGTCCCAAGAAGCCAAGACATCAGAGAAGGGGAGGCCTGGGGTACATGGGGCGCAGCGGGGTcctggccctgctcctgcaggccccaggtAGAAGAGTTAGGATTCTGTACCCAGTTGAACATTGCAATCTCAACCCTCTTTGGTCCTACAGCCAAACATTAACACTGGAACCGCTGCTGAGAAAAAGCAAGTGGGACACCGTGTTTTGGTGTGACTGAACAGTGACCTGCAGGGGCATTCATGCTGTTTCTGGGACAGCACACAAGGGTGCAGAGCCAGGAGGGAACGGACAGTGCCCTGTTCTGCTCTCTTTGCAAGTCCAGCAGGCACCAACCCAAAGACAATGATGCACTGGAGCCACAGAGCAAAGAGCAtgtctcctctctcctctccaagtttattattatttcaaatgttCATAAAGTACACTGCTAGTCAGAGACCCAGCAGCACTAGGACCCGGAATGGGGGTGGACAGCGagacctgcagcagctccagcctgcCAACCCAGACAGGGATCAGTGAACTGCTGGACACGCTGGCCTGAGCAAACATGAGCAGAGTGAGCCAGCTTCAGCGGACCAGAGGGGCACGTGGCACCCGGCTGGACAAGGGGCAAGTTTCAAAGGCACAGCACGAGGCATGAGACCTCTGTCCTCTCCTGTGATGTTGGAGGTCTCCTTGCACCTCTTGTCGATCCCGTGCCCATTGCTGCCCCTTGTGCTAGCGGGCATTTCCCAGCACCATTGCAGGAGGGGCAGCAGGGAAAGTGCGGAACCTGCTTTCTCAGATCCTATAAAGCCACGTAGAAGCAAAGACCGGGCCAAGGCACAGACTGGAGCAAGCCAGAGAGAAGGCAAAAAGCTGCTGTGGATCATTTATCTAAAAGCAATGTGGCCCAGCTGCTTTGTCAGGTACACTGCCAAGGGCTACACAGCCTGCCCGCTGCTCAGAAAGACTTTGGGGCAGTTGGTCCCTGCATTGCCAAAGCCAGCCAGAAGACAACCCGATACGAAGGAGAAAGGCGGGCCGGGGACAGTCAGTGGGCATGGAATTAGCACAGACGAATCTGTGACAACAGGAGAGTTCCCTGGGTGCAGGGGCCAGGTTTGACtgcaaaagcaagaaagctAAATAAACAAGCTCTAAAGTCTTGgtctggggctgccctcacacACTAAGCATTGGCCGTACCGTTCGGCAGGAGCAGCTGGTGGCAGAGTGGCAAAGACTGCTATCTTCTATGCTTGTGGCTGGTGCTTCTTAGAAAGAAGAGTGCTTTTCAGCCCCCTTTGAAAGTCCTTAGGAGCTTTACTTGTGCTGGTGGAGCCTGGCAGGGAACTGTGCCCTCTTCATGAAACATTTaagccaaaagcagcagcagcaagcaggaaaGGGCAGGTATCATGCCAAGTGGCCCCACAGGGCTAATAGCAAAGCTTGTCCTCCCAGGCAGTGCCTCCTGCACAACCCCATTGATCAAGATGACCTGGCAGAGTCCTTCCAAGAACTGAATTCATCGAGGCAAGAGAAAGTGAAAGGAGGAAGACGCTCAGCCCTGCTCAGGGCAGACCCTAGACAGCAGCAGAAACTAAACGAGCCCTTCGAAGAGAGAGGGAGGTCAGCAGGTACCTCTGTGCAGATGCTGGGCTCAGGCTGGCAGTGTCCAGGGCCGAGAAAGGGAACCTCTGCCCTTCCAGCACTCTGCAAAGGCTCCCAGGAAATCCAGGCTCTTTGCAAAGCCGTAGCAGCAGAGTGACTTGGTGTGGGCAGGAGCTCTCTGCTCATCTCGGCAGGATCAGCGGTTTTGCAGGCAGAGTTTGCTTACATGTGCTCAGGGTGGTTCTGGAGACACCTGATGATATCAGTAACAGGTTTGCCCTCGTAGCAGATCTGATACACAGCTGTGAAGAGGGGGAACCTGTGGGCAGATGAACAAAGtcaccccttgccctgtcaccGCAGCTGGCAGAGTCAGAGCACCTCAACTTCTGCAGGAGCGGGTGGGACAGTGGTACGGTGCCTCATCCAACAGGCCCTTCCTGCCCAGCTGGTTTGATGTGGGCAGTGCTGAGACTGACCTGAACAGCAGAGACACTATGGGTGGGTTTCCCCTCCCACAGCTGCAGGAAAGATCCCAGCCCCACCCCAAAAGAGCAGACAAGGGAGATGAGAGCACTCACTTCTCCACTGCGTTCTTGGTTTTAAGAATGCGATGCAGCTCAGCAGATGTCGGGGGACCCTGCAGCTTCTGCCCGTTCAACatctccttctccagctgctcGATAGACTGAAACAACCCAGCAGTGAGGGAACTGGACCCCGCAACCCCATCTGCTGCCCCACGTTCTTTCCCTGGAGCCAGGCTGCGGCTCTCAGCGACTGAAGGCAGGTTGCCATGGTTCAAATTGGGACCAtcctgctgccagctcagcaGGTTGATGCAGATATCAATGATATCCCCGCTCTGCTTACCTTCCCAGTCTTGGCAAAAGCCTCAGCCACCTTGCGGTTGCGGCCACCGTAGCAGGTAGTGATGAGGTCAGCGACCCCGCAGCTCTCCAGGAAGGTGGAGGAGGTGACGGGGCCCTTACAGAAGAGTTTTGCAAAGCCGATCATCTCCATCAGTCCCAGACGGATCACGGCAGCCTTCGTGTTGTCTCCGTAGCCGAGCCCATCACAGAAACCAGCTCCTACCGCCACAACGTTCTGGAAAACAGCAGCCGTGAGGAGGGATTTGTTCCCAGCGGGGCTCAGGGCTTTGCTGCGTCCATGAGCTGCCTCTGTAATCCcaagcacagctcctgcctgcaccagtGATCACCATCCCTCCAAGCAGCTGAACAGGACACAGCCACAGTTCCCTCCACAGTCTGGCCTTTGACCCAAAGGTCTCAGCGAGCCACAGTGCAATATCCAGTGGGGTTCCTTCAGCCGGCAGCCTcctccccagagctgcctgcagacCCCTGGAGAACCGCAGGCTTTGCTAACCCGCACCTGCAAACCCCAGTGAGCGGCTCACCCACCTTGAGAGCCCCGCAGATCTCTACGGTGTCAGCCTCCTGCACCACCGTCACACGGAAGTTTGGTGTCTGCATCAGCTCCTTCAGCGTCTGCCCATGCTGCCTGTTCTTGCAGCCTGATGAgacaaagggaggaggaggaggatgatgacgGAGACCCTCAGGTAGGGctgtgctgctctcctgcccaGTGGTGCATTCCTGCAGCATAGCCCTTGCAGCTAGTGCAGTGAGAGGAAGCTATTGCCCAGCTGATGGACGTTGCTAAACCTCTGCGGGTCGGCAAAGTGCCAAGCACACATCGCCTGGCAGGTAAGCAAGGTTCAACATTGGAATTCCCAGAAGGCAGGGACTATCTCCACCTGCTGTGTCAAGCAAGACAGAAATGACATGCCCAGTAGATGAAAGGCATGTTAAAAGGCTGCAAATTTGAGTTTGGAGACCGCTGTTCTCCCCCGTTCCCGCAGCATCCTGCGCGAGAGCGTTTCTGTGTGCTTGCGGTGCTCTGCTTATACCTCTCCAGTCTCAGCAGCCTCCTGCGCAgcatgtttgcttttgtttaaaacacagACACTTTGAAGCTTGTAACTTCTAACCCAGCAAActgttgtgttggttttggctgctGCGTGTGATTCACAAACAGTGTGAAGGATGTTAGGAACAGTCACCAGATGAACTTTcgagcagccctggctggcaATGACATGAGATCCAGGTGAGCCCCAAGGAAACGAAGGTAGGAACTCTATTTCTAAAGGGGCTCTTGGTGTCCACCCCTTTAATTTGTGCCAGGCAGACTGCCTGATGCCCAGAGTCCGTGCTGGCAGGAACTTTTAGACACGCAACTGTTAATGAAGTGAGCAATCACATCGTAAACCCCTGTGAATGGGTTCATCCAGCTCCTGTGGACTCTCACTGCCTCTCCAGGGAAAAGGGCTGGCTTACCCCAGGCAGCAGTAGTTCAGGCTGCACCATGCTCACACCTTTGCCTCTCCCTGCTCATCAGAAACGAAGGCTGCTAACGAGCAGGGCTGTTGGCTCCTTACCGATGGTTGTTTCACAGAACTTCTCTTCTGCCACTTCACTAGCAATGTTGGCCCCCATGAGGACGCTCATCTCTATTCCCAGTTTTTCATGGATAATGTCCGAGATCAGCCTCAGCCCATCTGGTCCTTCATCCACCCCCTGGGAGACAACCGGGGACAGAGGTGAGCACCTGCCCCGATCCCATCACTCCCTGTACCGCAATGCTCGGCTCTCATCCCAACGGCCCCCCCGGTGCTCGGTTGCACCCCGCTCCTCACAGTGCTCGAGATCCCCCACATGCCCTCACCCTTCTCCTCCACCAATATGCCTCCAAATCCACGCGAAGATGCTGCCCCCACTTCCCACTCACCCTCCCCCTGCCCAACCCTGGAGCCCAGTTTCTGCTCCAAAACCGCAGGTTTCCCTTTGCAGCCTCTCCGAGCCGGGCTGCTTCCAGCTGAGCCCCTCGGCCCCGTGCCCCAGCGAGCTGCCTGGGGAGCGCTCCCGCTGCTCACACCTTGATGAGCGACACCCCAACAGCATCTTTCTTCAAGTGGCCCTTGAGCTGGTCACAGACTTTGCCGATAAACTGATGGGGCACCACGAACAGGAGAATGTCAGCCCCAGCACAGGCTTTCAGCAGGTCTGGCTCTGCTACCTGAGGAGAGTACGACCGTCATCAGGGACTTGTGCCTGTAGCTGTGCGAGTGTATCCTGAATCACAACAAGGGGAGCAGGAGCTTGAGAGCAACTGCTGGGGCCTTCCctgtgagggaaggaagggcaTGAAGGTCCCCttccagggcaggcagggcagagggactggagcagagcagcctgaGGGGCTGAGCGTGCTGGCATGGGGCAGGAGGCCCCCGGGCTCTCTGCATGCAGCCGATGCCAGCTCGGAGGCAGTGACATGGCCTCAAGCCCAGCCTGTGGGATGCCAGAGCGGGGACAGAGGTGGGCAGCAAGAGCGGCCAGGGCTGCAGCTCATCCAAGCACAGACCAAGGTCACCAGGAGGGCGTAACTGTGTCCCATTCAGCCCAGTGCATCCCCTACCTTCGCACGCCCGGTGTCCAGGACACCagggctccagcagctcccagcagagctaTTTATTACCTCTCACCAGAGagcccagctgccagcaccGGAGCTCACACTCCACGGAGAGGCCGCCGGTGTGCCACACTCACCACGTTGGGGGGCAGCTTGTGCCCTGGCAGGTACTTGACATTTTCGTGCTCTGTGTTGATGATGTCGGTGAGCCGCCGGCcgcccacctcctcctccagcacccacaTCTTCACCTCATTCTCGAAGGTGCTCAGCCGCGCCGCGTTGCTGCCAGCGATCTTGGCGATGGCCGAGCCCCTGCgtgggcagagcagagccacaGGCGGTGGGCACCGAGGCTGTATGCACCAGGGAGCCCAGTGCACCACCAGTAAGGGGTCCTGGTGAAGCGGGGACAGCTCACACCAGGTACCGTGGGGCACCGAGGAGGCAGGGACCGCGCTGTGCTCCAGAAGGGACCCAAGTGCCCAGGCAGCGGGTGCTCACCAGTTGCCAGAGCCCACGATGCAGACTTTCTTGCCACCCATGGTGCGGGGAGCCAGGGCACTGCGCGGCACTGAGCCCGCTGCTGGTATTTCAAGGCCACCCGGAGCAGGGGcggccccgtcccgcccccagccccgcctcAGCCCCGGGGGGAACCGGGCACCCGCACCCCGGGGCAGCAGagccgccgctgccccgggcACAGCCGGCGCTGGCAGCTCgggctggctgtgctgcaggtgcACACTGCTCCTTAAAGCAAAGGTGTAATAGCTCAGATCCCAAATCTCAGCAGAACTGGGAGCTGTGACTGCTGAGCTGCTCTTGTCCTgcataaaagcattttattcGCTCCCTTCCTAAGAAGTGCcattccctcccccttcccccccgcaATTAAGAAATACGAACCATCCCGTTGCAGACCCAGGACACAATTCCTGCCTTCATCTCACAGCTTTAAGC
The Phalacrocorax carbo chromosome 27, bPhaCar2.1, whole genome shotgun sequence genome window above contains:
- the GPD1 gene encoding glycerol-3-phosphate dehydrogenase [NAD(+)], cytoplasmic isoform X1 — protein: MGGKKVCIVGSGNWGSAIAKIAGSNAARLSTFENEVKMWVLEEEVGGRRLTDIINTEHENVKYLPGHKLPPNVVAEPDLLKACAGADILLFVVPHQFIGKVCDQLKGHLKKDAVGVSLIKGVDEGPDGLRLISDIIHEKLGIEMSVLMGANIASEVAEEKFCETTIGCKNRQHGQTLKELMQTPNFRVTVVQEADTVEICGALKNVVAVGAGFCDGLGYGDNTKAAVIRLGLMEMIGFAKLFCKGPVTSSTFLESCGVADLITTCYGGRNRKVAEAFAKTGKSIEQLEKEMLNGQKLQGPPTSAELHRILKTKNAVEKFPLFTAVYQICYEGKPVTDIIRCLQNHPEHM
- the GPD1 gene encoding glycerol-3-phosphate dehydrogenase [NAD(+)], cytoplasmic isoform X3 — its product is MGGKKVCIVGSGNWGSAIAKIAGSNAARLSTFENEVKMWVLEEEVGGRRLTDIINTEHENVKYLPGHKLPPNVGVDEGPDGLRLISDIIHEKLGIEMSVLMGANIASEVAEEKFCETTIGCKNRQHGQTLKELMQTPNFRVTVVQEADTVEICGALKNVVAVGAGFCDGLGYGDNTKAAVIRLGLMEMIGFAKLFCKGPVTSSTFLESCGVADLITTCYGGRNRKVAEAFAKTGKSIEQLEKEMLNGQKLQGPPTSAELHRILKTKNAVEKFPLFTAVYQICYEGKPVTDIIRCLQNHPEHM
- the GPD1 gene encoding glycerol-3-phosphate dehydrogenase [NAD(+)], cytoplasmic isoform X2, which gives rise to MGGKKVCIVGSGNWGSAIAKIAGSNAARLSTFENEVKMWVLEEEVGGRRLTDIINTEHENVKYLPGHKLPPNVVAEPDLLKACAGADILLFVVPHQFIGKVCDQLKGHLKKDAVGVSLIKGVDEGPDGLRLISDIIHEKLGIEMSVLMGANIASEVAEEKFCETTIGCKNRQHGQTLKELMQTPNFRVTVVQEADTVEICGALKNVVAVGAGFCDGLGYGDNTKAAVIRLGLMEMIGFAKLFCKGPVTSSTFLESCGVADLITTCYGGRNRKVAEAFAKTGKSIEQLEKEMLNGQKLQGPPTSAELHRILKTKNAVEKSVSALPTSNQLGRKGLLDEAPYHCPTRSCRS